Proteins from a genomic interval of Kitasatospora herbaricolor:
- a CDS encoding DUF4287 domain-containing protein, with the protein MTEPVKGPASYFPSIEKKYGRPISEWKDLIRASPLTKHMELVSWLKTEHGMGHGHANALVAHTLAEDAGK; encoded by the coding sequence ATGACCGAGCCGGTCAAGGGCCCCGCCAGCTACTTCCCCTCGATCGAGAAGAAGTACGGCCGGCCGATCAGCGAATGGAAGGACCTGATCCGCGCCTCACCGCTGACCAAGCACATGGAGCTGGTCTCCTGGCTCAAGACCGAGCACGGGATGGGACACGGCCACGCCAACGCCCTGGTCGCGCACACCCTCGCGGAGGACGCCGGCAAGTAG
- a CDS encoding helix-turn-helix domain-containing protein, with translation MTELAKRAGIAKSTLSQLESGTGNPSVETLWALGVALDVPFSRLVDPPRPVVKVIRAGEGPVTHSERADYSATLLASCPPNARRDIYRIEAQPGEARTSDPHNPGTTEHLLLSAGRALVGPAEDPVELAPGDYIAYPGDTPHIFRALVPDTTAVIVMEHT, from the coding sequence ATGACCGAGCTCGCCAAGCGCGCCGGGATCGCCAAGTCCACGCTCTCGCAGCTCGAATCGGGCACCGGCAACCCCAGCGTGGAGACCCTGTGGGCGCTGGGCGTCGCCCTGGACGTACCGTTCAGCCGGCTGGTCGACCCGCCCCGGCCCGTCGTCAAGGTGATCCGCGCCGGCGAGGGCCCGGTCACCCACTCGGAGCGCGCCGACTATTCGGCCACCCTGCTGGCGTCCTGCCCGCCGAACGCCCGCCGGGACATCTACCGGATCGAGGCCCAGCCCGGCGAGGCCCGCACCTCGGACCCGCACAACCCCGGCACCACCGAACACCTGCTGCTCAGCGCCGGACGCGCCCTGGTCGGCCCCGCCGAGGACCCGGTCGAGCTGGCTCCCGGCGACTACATCGCCTACCCGGGAGACACCCCGCACATCTTCCGCGCTCTCGTGCCGGACACCACCGCGGTCATCGTCATGGAGCACACCTGA
- a CDS encoding AzlC family ABC transporter permease yields MKLEQDLPTAGEAPAGTAPARRATAAVVRDSLGIGLTVGVSGLAFGVAGSAAHLSVWQTCALSLLVFTGASQFALVSALAAGAALPAAVLGALFLGARNAFYGLRLGPRLELSRLTRPFAAHLTIDETAAVALTQPDRRSARLGFAVTGISLFATWNLCTLAGALGADALGDPAVYGLDAAGPAVFLALLAPRLREGATELKVAAVGALLALAATVVLPTGVPVLLSIAAVPIVLAAARRRDRAAGDGPGGPDGSGPATTSAPASTPGRAGTRGRAGKEDLG; encoded by the coding sequence ATGAAGTTGGAACAGGACCTGCCGACCGCCGGGGAAGCCCCCGCCGGGACGGCCCCCGCCCGGAGGGCCACGGCGGCCGTCGTCCGCGACTCGCTCGGCATCGGGCTCACCGTCGGCGTCTCCGGGCTGGCCTTCGGCGTCGCCGGCAGTGCCGCCCACCTGAGCGTCTGGCAGACCTGCGCGCTCAGCCTGCTGGTCTTCACCGGCGCCTCGCAGTTCGCCCTGGTCAGCGCGCTGGCCGCCGGGGCCGCGCTGCCGGCCGCCGTGCTCGGCGCGCTCTTCCTCGGCGCCCGCAACGCCTTCTACGGGCTGCGCCTCGGGCCCCGGCTGGAACTCTCCCGGTTGACCAGGCCGTTCGCCGCGCACCTGACGATCGACGAGACCGCCGCCGTCGCCCTCACCCAGCCCGACCGCCGCAGCGCCCGGCTCGGCTTCGCCGTCACCGGGATCAGCCTGTTCGCCACCTGGAACCTCTGCACCCTGGCCGGCGCCCTCGGGGCCGACGCCCTCGGCGACCCGGCCGTCTACGGGCTCGACGCGGCCGGGCCGGCCGTCTTCCTGGCACTGCTCGCACCCCGGCTGCGGGAGGGGGCGACCGAGCTGAAGGTGGCCGCCGTCGGCGCCCTCCTGGCGCTGGCCGCCACCGTGGTCCTGCCCACCGGCGTGCCGGTCCTGCTCTCGATCGCCGCCGTGCCGATCGTGCTGGCCGCCGCCCGCCGCCGCGACCGCGCCGCCGGCGACGGGCCGGGCGGCCCCGACGGCTCCGGCCCCGCCACCACCTCCGCCCCCGCCAGCACCCCCGGCCGCGCCGGCACCCGCGGCCGCGCCGGCAAGGAGGACCTCGGATGA
- a CDS encoding AzlD domain-containing protein produces MTVWIAVGATALGCYLLKLIGLSIPAGLLERPAVRRSAALIPVALLAALTALQTFGKDDGLSLDARALGLAAAALAAWRRAPFLLVVGIAVLVTALARLIGG; encoded by the coding sequence ATGACCGTCTGGATCGCCGTCGGCGCGACCGCCCTCGGCTGCTACCTGCTCAAGCTGATCGGCCTCAGCATCCCGGCCGGACTGCTGGAGCGCCCGGCCGTGCGCCGCTCGGCCGCGCTCATCCCGGTCGCCCTGCTGGCCGCCCTCACCGCCCTGCAGACCTTCGGCAAGGACGACGGCCTCAGCCTGGACGCCCGCGCCCTGGGCCTGGCCGCCGCCGCGCTCGCCGCCTGGCGACGGGCGCCCTTCCTGCTGGTGGTCGGCATCGCGGTGCTGGTCACCGCACTGGCCCGGCTGATCGGCGGCTGA
- a CDS encoding VOC family protein — protein sequence MLRIGTVVLGAQDVRRAAEFWGRALGYVPRDGEPSQDWVVLVPPDGPGTPVALGRSVTPVQEHPRVHLDLYADDAAEQAAEVERLVGLGAVRVDWDSYPEDPDFVVLADPEGNRFCVIDTAHG from the coding sequence ATGCTGAGAATCGGAACGGTGGTCCTGGGCGCCCAGGACGTACGGCGGGCGGCGGAGTTCTGGGGGCGGGCCCTCGGGTACGTCCCGCGTGACGGCGAGCCCTCGCAGGACTGGGTCGTCCTGGTGCCGCCGGACGGGCCGGGCACGCCGGTGGCGCTCGGCCGGAGCGTGACGCCGGTGCAGGAGCACCCGCGGGTCCATCTCGACCTGTACGCGGACGACGCGGCCGAGCAGGCCGCCGAGGTCGAACGGCTGGTCGGGCTGGGCGCCGTCCGGGTCGACTGGGACAGCTACCCGGAGGACCCCGACTTCGTCGTCCTCGCCGACCCGGAGGGCAACCGTTTCTGCGTGATCGACACCGCTCACGGCTGA